A segment of the Gammaproteobacteria bacterium genome:
CTCAACCTGCGCACGCCGCTCGCCAAGCTGCCACCGCTCGACGGCTACGCCGTCACCCAGGTAGACGACACCACGCTCGAAGTCGAAGTCAGCAAATCCCAGAACATCAACGGGCTGTTCGAGCTGTTGTCGAAGGACGATGTCCAGGTGCTGAGCATGCGCAACAAGGTCAACCGGCTGGAGGAATTGTTCGTGCGCCTGGTGGAAGGCAAGGGCTAATCAATCTGGCTTCCACACTTTATCCTCTCTCCCCTAAAGGGGAGAGACAAGAGTGAGGGGTGTATCTGGTCCAGAGGAATTTATGTACGCATCCAGACTGCGCGCCAACTACATCGGCTTCCAGACCATCGTCATCAAAGAAGTGGTGCGCGTGCTGCGCATCTGGATCCAGACGCTGGTGCCGCCGGCCATCAGCATGACGCTGTATTTCATAATTTTCGGTGGCCTCATCGGCAGCCGCGTGGGCGAGATGGGCGGCTACAGCTACATGGCCTACATCGCCCCCGGTCTCATCATGATGTCGGTCATCAACAATTCCTACGTGAACGTGGTGTCGTCGTTCTTCGGCTCCAAGTTCGGTCACTACATCGAAGAACTGCAGGTCTCGCCGCTGCCGAATTACATGATCATCCTGGGTTACATGATGGGCGGCGTGGTACGCGGCATCCTCGTGGCCATTCTCATCACCATCATCGCGCTGTTCTTCACGCGCCTGCACCTCGTGCACCCGCTGATCACCGTGTCGGTCGTGATCCTCACCGCCGTGCTGTTTTCCCTCGGCGGGCTCATCAATGCGATCTACGCAAAAAAATTCGACGATGTGACCATCATCCCCACCTTCATCCTTACGCCGCTCACCTATCTGGGCGGGGTGTTCTACTCCATCCATTTGCTGCCGGTGTTCTGGCAGAACGTCTCCAGGCTCGATCCCATCCTCTACATGGTGAATGCTTTCCGTTACGGCATCCTGGGCGTCTCGGACATCGGCATCGGCACCGCCTACGCCATCATCCTGCTGTTCATCCTCGGCCTGTTCTGCTTCAGCCTGTGGCTGCTCAACAAAGGCGTGGGACTGCGCAGCTGAGTGGCGCGGAGCCGAAGTCGATGTTTTTTGCAATCACTTGACTCCGCCCGCATAATACCTGTGTCTGCCGCACCGTGCGGGCGGCGGACCGCTCCCCAAATAAACTCTCCGCCGGTGTGCGTATTGCCAACCTTTCCGCAAACCCTGCCCGACGATCCCACGCATCTGGCGCTGTTTCTCGATGTGGACGGCACCCTGCTGCCCCTGGCCGAAACACCTGCCGATGTGCACCCCGACGCAAATGTCGGTGCGTTGCTGGAGCGCCTGCGCGGAGTGCTTGGCGGAGCCCTGGCGCTCGTGAGTGGACGCCCGCTCGGTGAAATTGATCGCCTGTTTGCACCGCAGCACTTTGCCGCCGCCGGACAGCATGGTGCGGAATGGCGTGATGCCGCGGGTACTACCGGCAAATACAACGCGCATCTCGAGGAACTCGACGACGTGCGCCCGCAGGTGCTGGAGCTCGCCGCCGGCGACGCACGCCTGCTGCTTGAAGACAAGGGTCTGACGCTCGCCGTGCATTTCCGGCGCGCGCCCGAGCGTGCACGCGACCTTTCGGCAGCGCTGGCGGCGGCACTCGCGGTGCACCCAGCGCTTACGCTGCAACACGGCAAGTGCGTGCTCGAAGTACGTCCGGCCGGGTGCGGCAAAGACACCGCGATTCGCCGCATGCTGGACGCGCCGCCGTTTGCGGGACGCCTGCCGCTGTTCGCGGGCGATGACGCTACCGACGAGGATGGTTTCCGATTCATCAATGCACTGGGCGGCTGCAGCATCAAGGTGGGAGCCGGCGCGAGCAACGCGTGCTACCGGCTGGCCGACCCGCATGCAATGCGCGCCTGGCTGGCCGCGCTGGCGCACACCCCAGTGTCGGAGGCCATCACCGAATGAACAGTCTGGAACTAGGCCTCATCGGCAACTGCGGATTTTGCGCGCTGCTGGATGAGCACGCCGAGGTAGTGTGGTGCTGCCTGCCGCGCTTCGACGCCGATCCGGTGTTCTGTTCGCTGCTGGACCCGAAAGATCACCCGGGCCGCGGCCGGTTCGCCATCGAGCTGCATGCGGGTTTGGCGTCGTCGGCACAGCACTACCAACGCAACACCGCGATCCTTACGACGCGCCTGCGCGACCGCAACGGTGCCGAAATCGAGATCACGGACTTCGCGCCGCGATTCAAACAGTACAGCCGGATTTACCGGCCGACCATGCTGATACGCCGGCTGCGGCCCGTCAGCGGCCGGCCGAGCGTCACCGTCCGGCTTCGGCCGCTCGGAGACTATGGCAAACAAGTACCGGATACCACGGCCGGTAGCAATCACATTCGTTACCTCTTGCCGGGGCAGGTTATACGCCTGACGACGGATGCGTCGCTGAGTGCAATTTCCGAGGAAACGCCGTTCCTGCTGGACCGCGAAATCGTGCTGCTGCTCGGTCCGGACGAGAGCCTGAGCGAGAACGTCGCTCAATTCACGCGGCGTTGTGAGCAAGATACCGCCGCCTACTGGCGTGAATGGGTGCGCTACCTGGGGCTGCCCTTCGAATGGCAGGAAGCGGTGATCCGCGCCGCCATCACGCTCAAGCTGAGTGAATACGAAGATACCGGCGCGATCCTCGCGGCGGTCACGTCTTCCATTCCGGAGATGACCGGCGCCGCACGCAACTGGGACTATCGCTATTGCTGGTTGCGCGACAGCTACTTCGCGGTGAACGCGCTGAACCGCTTGGGCGCCACCGCCACCATGGAACAGTTCATCCGTTACGTCGAGAATATCGCTACGCACTCCGATCACCACCGCCTGCAGCCGCTGTACAGCCTGAGCGGTGCAGCCCGACTCGAGGAACGCAGCCTCACGTCCTTCAACGGTTTTCGCGGCAGCGTACCGGTGCGTGTCGGCAACGATGCCTGGAAGCAGCACCAGCACGACGTGTATGGCGCGGTGGTGCTGGCGGCGGCACAGCGATTTTTCGATTCGCGCATCGAACAGGCCGGCGACGAGGTGCTGTTCCGCCGGCTGGAAACCCACGGCGACATCGCCCTGCGCCTGTACGACCAACCGGATGCCGGCCTGTGGGAACGCCGCGAAGCACAAAGCGTGAGCACGTATTCAAGCGTGATGTGCTGGGCGGCCTGCGACCGGCTGGCGCGTATTGCCAGGCGCCTCGCGCTCGCCGAACGCGCGCATAAATGGCGCGCGGACGCCGACCGCTTGCACAAGGTGATCCTGACCCGCGCCTGGAATGACAAGACCCGGAGTTTTTCCTCGGTACTCGATGGCGATGCACTCGACGCCAGCCTCTTGCTGCTCGCCGATCTCGGGCTGGTGCCGGCGAGCGATCCACGATTTGTCGCCACAGTGGAACGCATCGGCCGCGAACTGCGCCACGACGAGTACGTGTTCCGCTATTCCCACGCCGATGATTTCGGCAAGCCCCACAACGCCTTCACGCTCTGCAGCTTCTGGTATTGCAATGCGCTCGCTGCGCTCGGCCGACGCGATGAAGCGCGCGCCATCTTCGAAAAGATGCTCGGGCACCGCACGCGCCTCGGACTCTTGTCCGAGCATATTGACCCGTCGAACGGCGAGCTCTGGGGCAATTTCCCGCAGACCTACAGCATGGTCGGCATCATCCAGTCAGCGCTGCGCCTGAGCACCTCTTGGGAGGAGGCGTTTTGAGCCGCCTGGTAGTGGTTTCCAACCGTGTCGCCCTACCCGGGAAGCATGCCGGCAACCAAGGCGGATTGGCCACCGGATTGACCGCGGCGTTGCGTGAGCGCGGCGGCCTGTGGTTTGGCTGGGATGGGCGGCTCAGCGAGCAGCCAGAACTCGTCAGTGTTGCCGCACGCGCCGGAGGAATCCGTTACGTAACCACGGCGTTGACGCGACTCGAATTTGACCAGTACTACGCCGGCTTCGCGAATCGCGCGCTCTGGCCGCTGTGCCATCACCGATTAAATCTGCTGCACTACAACCGCGCCCAGCATCGCGGTTACCTGGAAGTTAACGTGCGCTTAGCGCGGCAACTGCTGCCACTGCTGGAGCCGGACGACCGTGTTTGGATTCACGATTACCATCTGATGCCGCTGGCTGCGCAACTGCGCGCAGCCGGCGCACAACAGCTCATCGGCTTTTTCCTGCACGTGCCGTTTCCGCCGCCGGAGCTGTTGCGCGCGCTCCCGGGGCAAACCGAGTTGCTGCGTGACCTACTGGCTTGTGACTTGATCGGCTTCCAGACCGACGCCGACGTGGGCGCTTTCCGGCGCTCGCTGGAATTGTTCTGCCCGGAGGTCGAGCTTGGCGATACAGGTGCGTGCCACGCCGGCCATGAAACACGCATCGGTGCGTTCCCCATTGGTATTGATGTGCAGCAAGTCGCGCGCCTCGCCGCCGCCGGGCGCGTAAGTGCCCACGGTCGGCGTTTGCGGGAAAGCCTCTCGGGCCGGCGGCTCATCATCGGGGTGGACCGGCTGGACTACAGCAAAGGCCTGCCGGAGCGTTTTCGCGCCTACGGCCGGCTGCTGAAAACAGCACCCGAATTGCACCGCAAGGTCGTGCTGCTGCAAATCGCGCCGCTGTCGCGTGCCGAGGTTCCCGAGTATCGCCAGATCCGCGGCGATCTCAACGCCATTGCCGGTGACATCTTCGGACGCTTTGCCCAATACGACTGGTTACCGCTGCGCTACATGACGCGCGGTTTTGCGCGCAGCACAGTTTTGGGATTTTTGTCGCTCGCCCATGTCGGGCTGGTGACGCCGCTGCGCGATGGCATGAATCTGGTGGCCAAGGAATACGTCGCCGCCCAGCCGGAGGAGGATCCCGGCGTGCTGGTGCTTTCCTCGCTGGCCGGTGCCGCGCGCGAGCTGCCCGAGGCACTGATCGTGAATCCTTATGACGTCGAGGGCATGGCAGAGGCGCTGCGCGCCGCGCTTGGCATGCCGTTGGCGGAACGTCAAGCGCGCTGGCGTGCCTGCATGCAGGCCCTGAGCAACAACACCATTCATCATTGGACCGACCGTTTCCTGCAAGCCCTGGAGAGCGGGACACGGGGCTGAGTGCGCCGGCAAAGGTAACATCGCATGCAGGACATCCATTCATGAGCGTATTCGCGTTTTATCCCGCTCTGCCGGTGCTGGCCGCGGCACTTGGATTGCTCATCTGCTATGCCGGGTTTGGCCTGCTGCGCCGGGCGGCTACGCGCTTTCCCAACCGCACGCTGCCCGCGGCCCTGATGCGCCTGCGAGAACCGGCGCTGCTCGCCGCTCCGGTCATCGCCGCGGCGGTGGCGCTGCCATTTGCGCACCTGCCGGCACTCTTGGGCGGCTTATTGCACGCCGCCGAGATTCTGTTGATCGCGGCAGTCGCCTGGGCCTGTCTACGCGGCTTCGACATCTGGCGCGAATTTCTGACCCGGCGCTACCGTCTCAATGTGACTGACAACCTGCGCGCACGCCAGGTTCACACCCAGGCGCTGATGCTGCGCCGCATCTTCGCCGGACTAATCGTGGTTGTGGCCCTGGCCTTGATCCTCATGACGTTTCCGTCGGTGCGCGCGCTCGGCGCCACCTTGTTCGCCTCGGCGGGTGTCGCAGGTCTGGTGGTAGGCCTCGCGGCGCGTCCGGCCATCACCAACCTGTTCGCCGGCTTGCAGGTTGCGCTCACCGAGCCCATCCGCCTGGACGATGTGGTGATCGTTCAGGGAGAGTGGGGCCGTATTGAAGAAATCCGTACCACTTATGTGGTGGTACGCATCTGGGATGAACGCCGGCTGATCGTGCCGCTCTCGTACTTCATCGAGCAACCGTTCCAGAACTGGACGCGGCATAGCGCGGATCTCCTGGGGACGGTGTATGTGTACGTGGATTACACCCTGCCGGTCGAGCCCGTGCGACGCGAGCTGCTGCGGATACTCGAAGCCAGCAAGCAGTGGGACCGCAAGGCATGGGGACTGCAGGTGACGAATGCCACGGCACAGACCATGGAACTGCGGGCGCTCATGAGTGCCGCGAATAGCGGCGATGCCTGGGATCTGCGCTGCCTGGTGCGCGAACAACTCATCACCTTTCTGCAAGCGCGCTATCCGCAGAGCCTGCCGTTGAGCCGGGTCCGTTTGCAGGATCCGCCCGACCGTCCGGTGCCCGCAGAGCCGCCTAATGCCAGCGTATCTTCGAGTCCGCCCCTTTAAGGTACCGCGCTTAATACTGTGGGACTCAAGGCACGCGGCTGATTATCCCGGCGGCAAGTGGAGTTGGTGGGCGCGCTTTTCGGCCCAGGCTTTCAATTCATCCGCCATGCTCGGCCGGTATTCTCCGGGGCAAGGTACCCCAAACCCCACCGTGGCGTGCGCCGAAGGTGAAGGCCCCACTTGTATGGTCTGCAGTGCCAGACACCGACCACCGGACTTGGCCACCGTATATCCGTACACCGAGCGATAAGCCTCGCCATTCTGCGTGGGGAGCAACGGAGACGGCGTGTGGATCGCCTTCTCCAGATCCGAATACGGATTGAACGCGTGCGGAACAAAGGCCGATACGGACGGCGGAGCGAAAGTTATCCCCGGCAGTCTCAGGTCCAATCGTGCCGATGGCGAGACCGGCTTTACCGGGCCGGATTCCGGAATCAGCACCGGCCGGGGCATCGGCGGACGGGCAACGGCGGAATGCCTCAGTGGACGCACTTGGTGGGGAACAGTCCGGGTGATGATGCGCCGGGCCGGCGCTTCCCGAGTCGAGACCAGATGCAGTTCCACCAATCTGGACGCAACGCTCTGCGGCGATGCATGGGTAAATGCCCACAGCAGAAAAGCGCACACCAATGTAGTGCCGACCACAGCGCCGGCCAGGCTGTAAAACGGATGGGGTTGCACGCCGGAGCCGGCGTGCATGGAAACCGCAGCGGTGTTCACCGCAGACTCCCGGCCCGAACAGGGTGCGCGTCAGGTCTCGGATTTCAGCAAGCCGTCATAGTACTCCTGCGAACGCGCCCCCGGCACGCTGGTCTCGAGCGCGATGTACAGGATGATGAGGCTCAACACCGCGATCGCGAGCATGTCCCAGTAAATGTCGAGCAGCCCCGTGCCGCCCATGGAGGCGGGGCCCACCCAGCTCAGGATTTCCATGCCGCCGAAATACGGAATCAGCCACAGCGCGTGACGCCAATCGCGCGCCCCTTCCGTGCCGTTGAAGATCAGATACAGCACCAGGCCGGCCGCCAGGATGGCAAACAGAAAACTCACGGTGAAAAAACCGGTCCAGAACAAAATGAAGTTGGAAGCGATGAACGCCAGCGGCGTGATGAGCCAGGCCCACCACAGCCGGAACGGCCGGTGCGTGTCGGGCATGACGCGGCGCATCTGCAGCAGCACCACGCAGCCCAGACCGTAGGACAGCACCGTTGCGGAGGACGCATAGTCGACGAGCTTTTGCCAGGACGGGAACGGAAAGAAGAACAGCAGGCCGATGAGAAAGCCCACAATCAGCGCCACCCATGGCACGCCGTAGCGGTTGATTTTCTGGAGTCCACGTGCGGCAAACTTTTCATCGGACGATGCCAGCAGCATGCGCGCCGTGGCCGTGGTCCAGATGTAGCCGCAGAAGGTCGGCGAAATAATCGCGTCGGCGTACAGCGCCAGCCCCCAGAAACCGGCGCCGAGCGTGATCGCGAGTCCCGCCATGGGACCGGCGTCGCCGGAGAAATTCAGTCCCGCCCAGCCGTCCTTGGCGAGCAGCGCCGGCGGCACCGCCGCCACGAATGCGTATTGCACCAGCACGAAGATGATGCCGCCGATGACGATGGTGCCGATCACCGAGATCGGGATGTTGCGCGCCGGATTATCGGTCTCGCCCGCGAGCTGGATCGCCTGGCT
Coding sequences within it:
- a CDS encoding ABC transporter permease, giving the protein MYASRLRANYIGFQTIVIKEVVRVLRIWIQTLVPPAISMTLYFIIFGGLIGSRVGEMGGYSYMAYIAPGLIMMSVINNSYVNVVSSFFGSKFGHYIEELQVSPLPNYMIILGYMMGGVVRGILVAILITIIALFFTRLHLVHPLITVSVVILTAVLFSLGGLINAIYAKKFDDVTIIPTFILTPLTYLGGVFYSIHLLPVFWQNVSRLDPILYMVNAFRYGILGVSDIGIGTAYAIILLFILGLFCFSLWLLNKGVGLRS
- the otsB gene encoding trehalose-phosphatase, with the protein product MPTFPQTLPDDPTHLALFLDVDGTLLPLAETPADVHPDANVGALLERLRGVLGGALALVSGRPLGEIDRLFAPQHFAAAGQHGAEWRDAAGTTGKYNAHLEELDDVRPQVLELAAGDARLLLEDKGLTLAVHFRRAPERARDLSAALAAALAVHPALTLQHGKCVLEVRPAGCGKDTAIRRMLDAPPFAGRLPLFAGDDATDEDGFRFINALGGCSIKVGAGASNACYRLADPHAMRAWLAALAHTPVSEAITE
- a CDS encoding glycoside hydrolase family 15 protein: MNSLELGLIGNCGFCALLDEHAEVVWCCLPRFDADPVFCSLLDPKDHPGRGRFAIELHAGLASSAQHYQRNTAILTTRLRDRNGAEIEITDFAPRFKQYSRIYRPTMLIRRLRPVSGRPSVTVRLRPLGDYGKQVPDTTAGSNHIRYLLPGQVIRLTTDASLSAISEETPFLLDREIVLLLGPDESLSENVAQFTRRCEQDTAAYWREWVRYLGLPFEWQEAVIRAAITLKLSEYEDTGAILAAVTSSIPEMTGAARNWDYRYCWLRDSYFAVNALNRLGATATMEQFIRYVENIATHSDHHRLQPLYSLSGAARLEERSLTSFNGFRGSVPVRVGNDAWKQHQHDVYGAVVLAAAQRFFDSRIEQAGDEVLFRRLETHGDIALRLYDQPDAGLWERREAQSVSTYSSVMCWAACDRLARIARRLALAERAHKWRADADRLHKVILTRAWNDKTRSFSSVLDGDALDASLLLLADLGLVPASDPRFVATVERIGRELRHDEYVFRYSHADDFGKPHNAFTLCSFWYCNALAALGRRDEARAIFEKMLGHRTRLGLLSEHIDPSNGELWGNFPQTYSMVGIIQSALRLSTSWEEAF
- a CDS encoding trehalose-6-phosphate synthase; the encoded protein is MSRLVVVSNRVALPGKHAGNQGGLATGLTAALRERGGLWFGWDGRLSEQPELVSVAARAGGIRYVTTALTRLEFDQYYAGFANRALWPLCHHRLNLLHYNRAQHRGYLEVNVRLARQLLPLLEPDDRVWIHDYHLMPLAAQLRAAGAQQLIGFFLHVPFPPPELLRALPGQTELLRDLLACDLIGFQTDADVGAFRRSLELFCPEVELGDTGACHAGHETRIGAFPIGIDVQQVARLAAAGRVSAHGRRLRESLSGRRLIIGVDRLDYSKGLPERFRAYGRLLKTAPELHRKVVLLQIAPLSRAEVPEYRQIRGDLNAIAGDIFGRFAQYDWLPLRYMTRGFARSTVLGFLSLAHVGLVTPLRDGMNLVAKEYVAAQPEEDPGVLVLSSLAGAARELPEALIVNPYDVEGMAEALRAALGMPLAERQARWRACMQALSNNTIHHWTDRFLQALESGTRG
- a CDS encoding mechanosensitive ion channel domain-containing protein, which translates into the protein MSVFAFYPALPVLAAALGLLICYAGFGLLRRAATRFPNRTLPAALMRLREPALLAAPVIAAAVALPFAHLPALLGGLLHAAEILLIAAVAWACLRGFDIWREFLTRRYRLNVTDNLRARQVHTQALMLRRIFAGLIVVVALALILMTFPSVRALGATLFASAGVAGLVVGLAARPAITNLFAGLQVALTEPIRLDDVVIVQGEWGRIEEIRTTYVVVRIWDERRLIVPLSYFIEQPFQNWTRHSADLLGTVYVYVDYTLPVEPVRRELLRILEASKQWDRKAWGLQVTNATAQTMELRALMSAANSGDAWDLRCLVREQLITFLQARYPQSLPLSRVRLQDPPDRPVPAEPPNASVSSSPPL
- a CDS encoding APC family permease, giving the protein MAQGKLRKDAGVIGLLFVGVSTMIGSGWLFGPMHAAKDAGPLSIGSWAIAALAVGLIALVYAELGPMFTKSGGLMYMSLITHGRLVGRIWSWILFMAYVSIAPVEAMAVVTYANNYLPGLVHPATSLLTPLGVIVSIGILGVLTILNFLVLRLILLLNSIATWIKVCAPIGTIIVLLIYSHHPENLSVPAHASGNVANMLTAISTAGVFFSLFGFSQAIQLAGETDNPARNIPISVIGTIVIGGIIFVLVQYAFVAAVPPALLAKDGWAGLNFSGDAGPMAGLAITLGAGFWGLALYADAIISPTFCGYIWTTATARMLLASSDEKFAARGLQKINRYGVPWVALIVGFLIGLLFFFPFPSWQKLVDYASSATVLSYGLGCVVLLQMRRVMPDTHRPFRLWWAWLITPLAFIASNFILFWTGFFTVSFLFAILAAGLVLYLIFNGTEGARDWRHALWLIPYFGGMEILSWVGPASMGGTGLLDIYWDMLAIAVLSLIILYIALETSVPGARSQEYYDGLLKSET